taaaagtgcagtTACCTATATAGCAGCAGTAGAGTAATGTAAACAATTGTGCaaagtaaaaaatcaaaacaaaagtaatgctGTTAGTGTACATGAGTAGATTATATAGGAAGTATTTTTAACAGAAAatgcttttactttttaaaaagtatattttgtaACTATTCTGCTTTGTTATATTTTCAGGATAGGTCATAACAAAGTACAAATAGTTGGCCATGTTCAGAATTCAGAGTTCACTATAACACTGCATGCAAAAGTTTCTGGGGTTCTAGGTTGTGATATTTGGAGCACTAATATATAAGTATATGACGTGATCGCTTTGCATTTCTTTGTGGCTCAGTATGTGGATGTATCTCAATATATAGAGGTGTAATAATCCAAGGCATTAACCAAGAGCTGaatatcagaaaatgaaaaattccaCATTTCTACTACagtcgagaatatttagacttaaaacatttatgattaaattgaagcacacagtTTAATATTTGAAGTATTTGACACAGCTATTCTTGTTTGTTATTTGCTTCTACTTCATGAAGTACATCATTTTATTTCATATGGATACCCAGGATTTGGAGAGCTTTATTCAGACTTTTTTATTAGGGGAGGGAGAGTATGAAACACTTTCCAGTAGAGAAAGGACCAAGTTTGATTGAAGAGCATAGTAATAATTACAAATTGAAACAGTTGATCCTGCTGTTCTGTTTATTttggtttgaaaataaaaaatatttttatgttgccATCCAGTAGAGAGGCTCCATACAAAGACATAATATTGGATCCTTCTGTcatgtttgttttcagtttgtgatttttgGCATTTAATCAGTCAATGTCTAATGTTTAATAGAAAAACTCACAGTTGCAGTCCTGCATTTAAAGTTTTCTActgtttttaactatttttaacaACATCTAATTAAACCACTTAGACAAATTCTTGAGTCCATattttaattattgctttttacTTCTTGCAATACAAATATGTAGTCAGCTTTCATAACTTTAAATCTTACTGTGTTGGAGGGAAGTGCAACATACTTGACAGCGGGCTCATTTTGGTAGAAGTGTATACCTGTAATAATGATTGCAATTTGAAATCAATAAGGCTGCTGAGTGGTTGGTTTTCTTAAAGATGTTTTTGTATTTGATAGATATGTGCATACTAAATCTGTTTGAAATGTAATTGCCATATATAGTACAGTAGAActgtttttgtatatataatatagaaaatcaTTAATATGCCTTTTGATAAATAAAATCTTAAGTGTTGTATTGTTGTGCATATTCTGACTATTCCTTTCAATGTACAGCAAGGATATTTGAAGAAATTTACCAATTTAggttattttatttctaaagtatctacatttttttccaaagccgcatttttttttttttacttgaatggTTTCCATGtcaaatacttttatttaagtacatttttgtcTGTCTAATAATATGTACTTCTAGTTGAGCAGGTTTTTTAGTACCTTTTCCACCATTATATGAGCAGCGTCTATGTGCTTGTGGTGGAAGTGTAGAGTCTCTAAAGCCAAAAACTGGTAAATGTACAACCTTCTGCCAGAGTGTTTTGCAGCCAGTACAACATAGTTAATTGCAAAAATTTGTCTTTTAGGGAGAAATCACTGCCAATTACACCCAGAATGGCGATGAGTCTGGCATGGAGCTGTTGATAACGCTGCTCAAAAGAAAGCAGAATTGGGCCACTAATTTTATTTATGCACTGCGAGAGACGGGTCACATAGATCTTGCAGATGAAATGCAGTTTCAATATGATAAATATTCTAAACCTTCAGGTAATTGACAATATTGCTTAATTTCATTTCATATGCTATATGCCACACCTATCAATGGTAGCAGACTGACAGGAGTGTGAAAGTAGACCACACCATTAGTTAATTTGCTGAAAAAATATCCATATGCATTCCTCTCAtgtcttttttggaaaaaaaaatgatcacttaaaaattatatttttacactttattttgctttataccgGTACTATCATGCTGATTTTTTTTAGCTGACAATGAGATATTTCATCTTGTATTGTTATCTGAAAAAATTCTTATACATAAAAAATACTGGGGTAATCTATTACAAGATTTACAAGACACATATGAGAGGGTTGCTAGTGTCAGTTATAACATTCTTATAAAATGAAATGTCATTAATAGAATATTGTGtgaagatgtgtttttttttaattgaatgtgCAATATTCTTAGTCTGACTCAGAGACATGAGACTGAGCAacttttaaaacataataaatttgtACGTAATAATGATATCTACCaaggtggttaaaaaaaaaattagcatattttgTAACTGTTTATGTTTAATTCTGTTTCAGTAATAATACAGTTACTCAGTTTGCATTTAGCTACTCAGTCAGTATTTCTGTTATTACAATATCTTTTGAGTGGCATGGGGGTATGGTGCTTAGCTCTGCTCCCATATGGATCTGGGTTTGTGGCCTGGTCTGTTCTTTGTTAATGTTTGCATGCACTGCCTGTGTCTGCATGATTTTCCCTTCAGGTGATCCGGTGTTTTCTCTTACATCCTCAAATGCTTCTGTGTTAAGATATTTAACAGTTAAAAACTTGCCTGATATGGGCGTGTACACAAATGCTTCCTGAATTGTACTTGATGATGGCAGGTTAGGCTATGGCTCCCTGTAAAGTAAGAGGGTTTTAGAATTGTATTATTTACTCCTACATCTTTTCATGGAGAAGAACAGTTTCATAGATCCTTACATGACCAATTCAGCAATATGTTTTGTTATAGCTAAAACAGTCTCTGAACTAGAGGTTGATAGCCATGCAATCTGTGCATCCATTTGAAAGACAGATTATCTACCAATTGTATTTTGAAGAAGCCCatatttaccaaaaatatttttattagtttaaatagaaAACACTATTTATGGTAGTCTTTTATTTTAAGCGTGttgcaatatttatttctaattttaacaGGTCAGTGCAAAACAGCTGCACCAGCACATCCATCCACTGCTTCTGCTGTCAGCAGTCCTCCACCATCACTAAGCTCGGCAGAATACAGTGAACAAAATTATCATTCAATGCCTtccttaataatacaaaaaaatccaTTAAGAAACAACTTTACAGAAGAATCCAGGATTAACGAAAACCTTGAAGTTCCACAAAGCATTCAACCCAGTTCAGTTCCTTCTCCTTCTACTCTGTGTTACCCTGTTCTTCCAGTACCCAATGATTCCTTTCAACATACTTTGATTTCAAGCGCAGATTCAGTACAGTTGTCTGTACAAATGGATCCATCTTTTGCACCTGATTTCTCTAATCCTACATTTGGTATTGATGCAGCTGTGCAAACCTCTATCCCACCAAACCAATCCCAACAGTTATACTGTCCCGACAGGGTTAATCCCtgtgcttctgggaacactgaAAACTTAAATTTTACTGATGCAATACTCAGACCTGACCCAGAAAAGAGACAAAATCCTTACGGAAAGTCTTCATCTTCCAAGCCATTACAGGTGGTTCACTCTACTCTAGATGTACTCTGCCCCTCTAATGATGAGTCTTCAAGGAATCACATAACAAATCTACCAGCTAGCAAACTCCTACATTCAACAGAACCTAAAATGGCCATTCAAGAAACTGTTTCTAAAGATAAGACACCCACAGCCACATCAAGTACTATACAAAACCAAAAAATGGtgagtgtgcattatattttttgctTGTAATTCATTTTAACAGTTTGTGTATAGAAATTCTGGTAGAAGCCCCAAGAGATATTGTCCTTATGTTTGGAAAGTCACCATTTAAGTCTCAAATGGGAAAATCAGTTTATTAAGTTGCTAGAAGTTATTCTTGATATGCTTCTTTTAAAACTACTGCATTGAACTAGTACCTTTCTTTTGATAATcgttcaaagatttttttttttgatcattaaaatatgtttaaccTTTAAAATTGAATGGTCCAGCTCAGGGTTTCCAGCATTGCCAAAAAACTCAAGAATAATTTGGCATATACATAGACAACAGCAACCAAAAATAAGTTTTGACTCTTGTCAGTAGAGGAGTTGTCACATAAAGTTAATTATGATAAAGAACTACTATTGGTGCAGTATTTCTTAGGAGGCTTATGGGTAAATGCAGTGTATTCTGTGAATATGTACACTTTAATAGACAACCAGTGTAcattatactgctcaaaaaaaatgaaaggaacgctttttaatcagagtagcACATCAAggcaatgaaacttctgggatgatgatctggtcagttaagtagccgacggggttgttaatcagtttcagctgctttggtgttaatgaaattaacaacaggtgcactagaggggggcaacaatgagacaacccccaaaacaggaatggtttaacactagaattaccagacctacgagaaaactcgtaaatccatcccaccttaaatctgttcacacctctccgtcagcgtcttttgtcctgtaagtgtgccgataaagacaagcagcaagcagcctgctattccatccccccactgctgcTGAATGTGCACtgtgttctcccagctcatgccttgattgattatctgggaatgaaaggctggagttttagagtgaaaataatagattgttatttggaacactattttagtaataaatgttacaaaatgtaggcataaactatagaatgtgtgaagcctgaagtccaaagataaaaggttcaaggacgatacaacagcttccgtggcacagcagtaagatttgctgacttgtaatcaagagtccctggttcgatcctgactgcctcctatatttgccgttttcagtagtgagctgctcttattgttaatattatacagtacacacataaatttggtttgtgtctgtaacaaccactgtacatttataggacttgtaaaagttaccgttttttttttcttttcacttttattctctcagtcacgatcacgatgcATACTACCGCCCCTTCCCACTCAAGGATTTGACGCTGTtaattttatctgaaactgggaataactgtagatgtgagtggtgttttaaggcaatggaactggacattcccTGATCTGGATGGAGAAAagacactcttcttttctcagtggaccccacacatgccttgtacagtacatgtgcgttgatcgccgCCAGATCAAGCGTGCTATAACACACAGAAACCAGCCACCTGTGTGTTCCAGCTtgtactgaataagctcacgccttctggtgcacaatgtcaacgcagcaccgggggaaaaaaagaaagagacaatatatgggacattgggtacaAATTTATGGtccttgtaaaagttagcttttatcagttttattctctcaatcacgatcacgctctaacaccccATCTAACCAAATCCCGCCCCTCaactcctgatctgactctaggtaacagtgccagcataaattcacacccaatctgacgctgttcgttttcaaataatattggatTAGTGCAATGATAtattctgattggtactattcaggtcataaaatgatttcttcagaaTGTcgcatatattgtctctttctttcaggtgtgtaatagaagccacagcacagagagaagtgtgcgcattgcaacagatacacatgtcgtaaatgtaggaaggacggttctTGCGCGTGTGTAAACTGTTAACATtggaatctgatgattgcatatagcgctgaactgacctctgtactattctttcctctgcatgtcctggagtacaaaagaaactccaccatacagcaacatgtggggattggcaagatcggggaaaaaaaaaaacatgcgaaACACGCGGTCAGTGATTATAaccacaagatgttatgcgaatgaatatgaataatacgaaaaatgttgcatccgtgccacagtgttttccaaaatgtactatacagggtGGTAGTATTCATCGTGATCAtgaatgagagaataaaagtgaaaaaaaaaggttacttttataagtcctataaatgtacagtggctgttacagacacaaaccaagtgtatgtgtgtactgtataatattaacaataagagcagctcactactgaaaacggaaaatataggaggcagtcgggatcgaaccggggactcttgattacaagtcagcaaatcttaccgctgcGCCACGGAAgatgttgtatcgtccttgaaccttttgtgaaagtgtttatttgatctttggacttcaggcttcacacattctatagtttatgcctacattttgtaacatttattactaaaatattaaaaagtttctgttttaacaatgtgtttatacagattattgtagaaacagaacacacatgaaatgcatgtgttccaaataatgatctattatttccactctaaaactctagaacttcactcccagataatcaatcaaggcatgagctgggagaaatttgTGCACGTTCAGCAGcggtgaggggatggaatagcaggctgcttgctgcttgtcttaatcggcacatttacaggacaaaagtcGCTGACTGAGAGGtgtcaatacgtgccattgcaagaaggtttgctgtgtctcgcagcacagtctcaagggcatggaggagattctaggagggctggacagggccgtataaggtccttaacccatcagcaggaccggtatctgctcctttgggcaaggaggaacaggatgagcattgccagagccctacaaaatgacctccagcaggccactggtgtgattgTCTCTGATGAAACAATgataaacagacttcatgagggtggcctaacGGCCCAACATCCTcaagtgggccctgtgctcactgcccggtaCTGTGGAGcacgattggcatttgccatagaataccagaattggcaggtccaccactggcgccctgtacttttcacagatgagaacaggttcaccctgagcacatgtgacagatgtgaaaaggtctggagaagccgtggagaacataaTGTTGCCggtcagcatgaccggtttggtggtgggtcagtgatggtctggggaggcatagccatggagggacgcacagacatctacaggctagacaatggcaccttgactgtcattaggtatcgagatgaaatccttggacccattgtcagacccagtgctggtgcagtgggtcctgggttccttctggtgcacgacaatgcccagcctcatgtggcgagagtatgcaggcagttcctggacaatgaagaattgataccattgactgacccccaagctcgcctgacctaaatccattaGAACACATCTGgggcattatgttttggtccatccaggacaccatctgtcatctcattaggagcatgtcctgACGTTGCCAGCATACAAGAATgtggcatacaaactactgagttcgattttgagttgctgcaatgaaattccggtaaaatgaactagcctgccgtatcattttttcactttcattttcaggatgtctttgaattcagccctctgtaggttgataattttaatttccatgaaacaatgtggcatcctttcgttcctaacacattacccaagtcaagtcaagtcaaaactgggaagcatgcactggtacagtgcattgccacactcactacacgacaaaacaacccAGGTCCccagttggcaacctcccaggcagacacgcggttcagtcccactctccagaaatgaccctctatctaccgcaGCCAGCTGTTATGTgtacgaccccttggcctggtctagccactcgggtcctcagcaatgaggatcttacgagctggatcaccctcggggaaatccgctacatggccgtagtgccgtaactgatgctccctcacaatgcaggtaattgcctcattcgggactccatgagcaactgttctttcgacacaaagtcaaaccagcggtacccaaggattttccggagagacacagtaccaaaggagtccagtcttcatctccggtcactggatagcatccatgtctcgcaaccatatagcaagacaggaagcaccaggactctaaagacttggacctttgtccttttacatagatatcaggagtgccacacaccccctTCCAGCGGCCtcgctctcccaatccgtctactgacttcataggaagagtcaccagagatataaatgtcattgccaaggtaagtgaatctctcaacaaggtcaacactctctccgcagacagacacactgcgaTTGCTGTGCCAAAGagatcattaacactagaatccctgaaacctacgaaaaaactcttaaacatttctttgcacctctctattagtgtcttttgttttgcaaatgtgtcagcacaagcagcaagcagactgctatcccatcccatCCCTCCAATGCCACAGCTGAActcggacaaaaagttctcccagctgaagtctgtttatctgggtgtgaggtgcctggagctgtatggagtaaataatatatcgttatttggaacacatgcatttgatGTGTATTCCgagtctacaatgatctatgtaaatgtaggatgacaggaaatgtgaggcaagaaatgttgaacacatacctaaaacagaatcttttttcatgttatagcactaataacaacattttgacatgaagtatataatgtcaagactgaagtccaaatatcaagtaaacaatttcacaaaaggtacatgtataacaaaacaaatgtgcttttattcaagaatataaccaaagaaatagAAATTTAGTTTGGGTATGATGCTGACACaaccgcttgggtggtgcagcggtaagaactgctgactcataatcaaaaggttgccagttcgattcCGGGCACTTCtcagaattaccattttgagtagtgagctcctCTTATTGTTAccattatagaataaaaacatactgtcacaaaagcagaccacagatatacaaaggtttggggcagccacccgtatattgtgccttggctgcaaatgggtagaAATTGATAGTGAGTTTcacaggttcgagtccaaaactgaactgaatgtaATAGGAaatgatggtggctttaaagccccaggctggaagtgatgttgtcactacctgatctgcgtGCCTACCCGATCCGCACATGCACGTGTGcatattgaaagcctaacatgctGTAAAGTGTTCACATATGCGTTAAACATATTGGGCTGCACCATAAAGTGTGCAGTGACGTAACCTTTCAATATGCATGCATGCGCGGATCGGGCCAGCAACAGGGTCCAAGTACTGACACACACCGCATGcacttaatggaaaaaaaaatccactttatgGCACGGCCAAATCTGAAATGTGCATGCCGAATCACAACTTGACATTAAggtatattcattttagttccacattagttgaccataatgaaaatactcatcctgcaaaataaatgaagcagCTTTCGTGGCGTAACTTTGACATCCAAGGTTCTGTCGCCGTAAGGGGAAGCATAGGTGTGTAcatctgatgagccccaattatgGAGAAACatatgttgtgtactctttgtattatttggaaggtactgtgtgtgtacatatataaagTATAGTGTTTTTGTTTGACTACTCAAGGAATACATTATATAAAGTCCTTTTTccattttgatctattgttgcaatttcccactatggacaaattgtgtttgtttaaaagtaAACAATCTTTAGatatcaatctatactaataaaaggcaaagccctcactgactgactgactcactgactcatcactaattctccaacttcacgtgtaggtagaaggctgaaatttggcaggctcattccttacagcttccttacaaaagttgggcaggtttcatttcgaacttttacgcataatggtcataactagaagctatttttccccatttactgtaatggagtggagcttgaaagccgtgaggggcggagtttcgtgtgacatcatcacgcctatcacgtaatcacgcattacgtagaaaaccagaaagagctacaaaaagcactgtagaaaacatgcattatataattaacatgcattatataattaagaaggcagcgaaacaattagaagcgagagagtgacatataaaaccatattcagcggctcccgtgaactgacgcagtgcgcagacaaaaaccaacagttctaaagagtgctgaacaaaaaccgaattacactgctacgctcaaatagacaaaccacacaccgtggcgcaatagtagagccttcgcctctagcgccgacgtctgaggttcgattcccgagaggggatgcactgagtatgtacgcacgcatttttattcattttaccttcgcatccccttggtttgagacatatgaaaaaatatgcgattaacgcagaaagacagatcaccaattgaagcttcatgaataatggatactttattcgcgatcaatgattgttttggtaaagccatactcagtgtattcattagatgagcggtaaaaagtaagagcgagggagggtaacttattgaggcacacaggcaaaaccacaatagcacgctggctcgatgtactgtagtgcgtcaactcgatctgaattgtgcgatcacattgaaaaaatatttcttttcaagttctatttagtccatatgtgtcaaactcaaggcccacgggccacttccggcctggcgtgtaattatatccgcccgagatcattttatatactgtattattgttattaatggcccagagatatgaagcactggtaacacaataaactacagatcccataatgcagcacttcagctgccttgccaacacttaccgcgttaatcaagtctagcttatgatgctgcaagttattgtgaagctagcccacacgatgccaaagagaaaaggtgattctgaacatagagcctttaaaaaccgatgggaggctgagtatatgtttactgacattgcggtaaacccgtgtgtctcatttgtggagctaatgtggctgtaattacagaatttaatctaagacggcactatgagacaaaacatcaagataacctgaaagacctgaatgcaatgcacaagatacagaaagcagaagagttaaagaagaatctgacacttcagcagacgtttttaccgtgcaaaatcacaaagtgatttcaagtgaagctacttttatgggagacacaaatgcaccagtgcaacttgccccactttccctgttgccaagtaatgttgaaccaagtcggcacaacggtgttcccaaatacgcactttgctgataaactgagcgcactgcgcactgagtttgcacggggttttggtgactttgaagaacaaaaaaagaattttgagttgtttcgcaacccatttgccatcgatgtggaaactgcacctgtgcagattcagatggaggtgattgagctgcagtgtaatggcacactgaaggcaaagtcgatactgcacggcccgcacagtttattcactccattcccacaaaaatgctccagctccgtctacatgcggctcgaaccttgtgcatgtttggtagcacatatctgtgtgagaagctcttctcagtcatgaagactaacaaaacagcacacaggagtcgcctcactgatgagcacctgcagtccatcctgagaatctccacaacacagaacctcacaccaaacataaacaaactttttgccaaaaaaaagatgccaggtgtccagctctgataaaatgacataagagcaaagacaactgaatgatttgatttgttattgctgaaaagaacaaattttatttatatttccaggttttgttatgcaccatgttcatatttgaatttgtataattttgacaggatatatttttatggagagcaaaatcttttgggatatttaaaatttaagtttatttttatataaaattacataagagtaaagaaatttgaatgtttgttcttttaacgtttactttatttctaacttgtataatttagacaggatatatttttatggagagcaaaatattataagttatttaaggtttgagttgatttattccggaataatattctgtcgactaaataaaaattccttctatttaaaatttaaatagaacttgaacagaaacgatagttcataatatccacgcagacttgcgtaagagcggagtcatccgttttaacaagcagcgtattgcactgatacgaaatagcctgcccatttaattatttaggaatggataaataaattaagattttgtacaaataatgtttttcatttttcttccttcatggattctggcaccccagcaacagttgctcgcaccccaaagactgtatatatgtgtgtgtatatatatatatatatatatatatatatatatatatgtatgtatgtatgtatgtatgtgtgtgtgtgtgtgtgtgtgtgtgtgtgtatgtatatatgtatgtatatatgtttatatgtgtgtgtgtatatgtatatatgtagatatgtactgtat
This genomic window from Polypterus senegalus isolate Bchr_013 chromosome 4, ASM1683550v1, whole genome shotgun sequence contains:
- the mavs gene encoding mitochondrial antiviral-signaling protein yields the protein MSFANDKVYSEYMRPNLALYVRRVRPREILRHLPCLSDSEKGEITANYTQNGDESGMELLITLLKRKQNWATNFIYALRETGHIDLADEMQFQYDKYSKPSGQCKTAAPAHPSTASAVSSPPPSLSSAEYSEQNYHSMPSLIIQKNPLRNNFTEESRINENLEVPQSIQPSSVPSPSTLCYPVLPVPNDSFQHTLISSADSVQLSVQMDPSFAPDFSNPTFGIDAAVQTSIPPNQSQQLYCPDRVNPCASGNTENLNFTDAILRPDPEKRQNPYGKSSSSKPLQVVHSTLDVLCPSNDESSRNHITNLPASKLLHSTEPKMAIQETVSKDKTPTATSSTIQNQKMTENISQTVHQIKEDAPRIPQCHFSTTHAAACGERAENIFEEEHYSKPGMLRSELFPNLSEEPSSAYSGDSVRLEISNVSSDSEETTVENNPEENHYIFRSLLDSSPCQSMLEDGPFNRNQHYNDPNSSWPSPFGNVLYRGTPPEENTYSSISSLRVNEVKFSEEPINDQVSAANEVSAARACSNTRNDYWSADRSMPNVSASTEKKKDDVTRPSNHYVTLAVLIGAMAVSVFIWKKMHK